The following coding sequences are from one Elusimicrobium minutum Pei191 window:
- a CDS encoding M23 family metallopeptidase, giving the protein MLKFLSKVFKDRVDIIVMPSKLNTVKIRVRLITVVIIFFLWILSIIGACYVLIRSYDYSLTRADNQIMKAKLAIIGEELERGRKYLELTQTTERQMRQMLGMPVGKNNPTPGSEEEKLLFSKVFARGSGDILEEDYKEYIDNIENLAKQRLANFQEIAWYYANKKSNINATPSIRPSNGRITSGFGYRLSPFGAPTGAMHKGLDFADKPDSPIVVTADGVVRHTGWASGFGQAVLVDHGYGYSTLYGHVTGIIVKAGDVVKRGDKIATMGTTGRSTGVHLHYEVWLDGNPVNPRKYFD; this is encoded by the coding sequence ATGTTAAAGTTTTTATCAAAAGTGTTTAAAGACCGCGTTGATATAATTGTAATGCCAAGTAAGTTAAACACTGTAAAGATAAGAGTAAGGCTGATTACGGTAGTAATTATATTTTTCCTTTGGATATTATCGATAATCGGGGCTTGTTATGTGCTGATAAGGAGTTATGATTACAGCCTTACGCGCGCTGACAACCAAATAATGAAAGCCAAACTTGCCATTATCGGTGAAGAGCTTGAACGCGGAAGAAAATATTTGGAACTTACGCAAACTACCGAAAGGCAAATGAGGCAGATGCTCGGCATGCCTGTGGGCAAGAATAACCCGACTCCGGGTTCCGAAGAAGAAAAACTTTTATTTAGCAAAGTATTCGCGCGCGGAAGCGGCGATATTTTAGAAGAAGATTATAAAGAATATATTGATAATATTGAAAATCTGGCGAAACAAAGGCTGGCTAATTTTCAAGAAATAGCGTGGTACTACGCAAACAAAAAAAGTAATATTAACGCTACGCCTTCTATAAGACCATCAAACGGGAGAATAACTTCCGGCTTCGGTTACAGGCTTTCTCCTTTCGGAGCGCCTACGGGGGCAATGCATAAAGGCCTTGATTTTGCGGATAAACCGGACAGTCCTATAGTTGTAACTGCTGACGGTGTTGTAAGGCACACGGGTTGGGCAAGCGGATTCGGCCAGGCTGTTTTGGTTGACCACGGTTACGGATATTCCACTCTTTATGGGCATGTTACCGGCATTATAGTAAAAGCCGGGGATGTTGTGAAAAGAGGGGATAAAATAGCTACTATGGGCACTACGGGAAGGTCAACGGGCGTACATTTGCATTATGAAGTTTGGTTAGACGGCAACCCCGTTAACCCCAGAAAATATTTTGATTAG